Proteins from a single region of Macrotis lagotis isolate mMagLag1 chromosome 2, bilby.v1.9.chrom.fasta, whole genome shotgun sequence:
- the LOC141511242 gene encoding olfactory receptor 6K2-like, translated as MEINNWTTTQEFIFSAFPKDWGDAVTCFVPLLFIYTFILIGNLIIIIVVQLNTHLHTPMYFFISTLSFLEMCFTTTCIPLMLSKLLNEKKNISLQVCMIQLYFFHSTGISEMCLLGAMAFDRYLAICKPLHYPTIMTSRLCVQLTLICCVCGFVTPLPEVVWISTLPFCGSNQLEHVFCDFLPLLRLACTDTRSIVMIQVVDVVHAVEIIGDIFLILLSYAGIVVVVLRIRSAEGRRKAFSTCASHLMVVSLFFSTVGLTYLRFSDTHSLSWDITIALAFTVLCPFFNPIIYSLRNKEFKEVIKKYMRQSRIFFHKTR; from the coding sequence ATGGAGATCAACAATTGGACCACCACCCAAGAGTTTATCTTCTCTGCATTCCCTAAGGACTGGGGAGATGCTGTCACATGCTTTGTTCCACTGCTCTTCATCTATACCTTCATCCTTATTGGGAATCTGATCATCATCATAGTTGTCCAATTGAATACTCACCTTCACACTCCTATGTATTTCTTTATCAGTACTCTCTCTTTCCTGGAGATGTGTTTTACTACAACCTGTATCCCACTCATGCTGTCAAAACTTCTAAATGAAAAGAAGAACATTTCTTTACAAGTCTGTATGATACAATTGTATTTCTTCCACTCCACAGGCATCAGTGAAATGTGCCTTTTGGGAGCTATGGCTTTTGATCGGTATTTGGCAATCTGCAAACCCCTTCATTATCCAACCATCATGACTTCCAGACTATGTGTCCAGTTGACCTTGATCTGCTGTGTCTGTGGCTTTGTCACACCCCTTCCTGAGGTTGTATGGATTTCCACTCTGCCATTCTGTGGCTCTAATCAACTAGAACATGTTTTCTGTGACTTCCTCCCACTCCTCCGTCTGGCCTGCACAGACACCCGGTCCATTGTCATGATCCAGGTGGTTGATGTGGTCCATGCTGTGGAAATAATTGGAGACATATTCCTCATCCTCCTCTCTTATGCTGGCATTGTAGTAGTGGTTCTGCGCATCCGTTCAGCTGAAGGTCGCCGTAAAGCCTTCTCAACTTGTGCCTCCCACCTGATGGTTGTTTCACTATTCTTTAGTACAGTGGGACTCACCTATCTCCGTTTCTCTGACACTCATTCCTTAAGCTGGGACATAACCATTGCCTTGGCATTCACAGTGTTGTGTCCATTTTTCAACCCCATCATCTACAGtttgagaaataaagaattcaagGAAGTTATAAAAAAGTACATGAGACAGTCAAGGATCTTTTTCCATAAGACCAGATGA